One stretch of Chlamydia abortus DNA includes these proteins:
- a CDS encoding membrane protein, translated as MFINQYHDNTEFNQSTQNYPTLFRLGFVRDQFGLKSWTIEWIFSDDIEDLDADGVIIQVLRALPIIGVILGIGKLYSVWSTDTLEDNRKDKIILTLTGIIEICGLGIITLIMKILYHALAHILIFCLPRLVHRRNSDAEDNFREHLISQLSCEL; from the coding sequence ACACAAAACTACCCAACACTGTTTAGGCTTGGATTTGTCCGTGATCAATTTGGTTTAAAATCTTGGACTATTGAATGGATATTTTCTGATGACATAGAAGATTTGGATGCGGATGGTGTGATTATTCAAGTGCTACGCGCTTTACCCATTATAGGAGTAATTCTAGGGATCGGGAAACTCTACAGCGTGTGGTCTACAGATACTCTTGAAGATAACCGTAAAGATAAAATTATCCTAACACTCACGGGAATTATCGAAATTTGCGGTTTAGGCATCATCACTCTAATAATGAAAATCCTTTACCACGCTCTAGCGCATATCCTCATCTTCTGCCTACCCCGCCTTGTCCATAGAAGAAATAGCGATGCTGAGGACAACTTCAGAGAACATCTCATCAGTCAACTTAGCTGCGAACTATAA
- a CDS encoding disulfide bond formation protein B has translation MIRFLRNYALYFAWLISCTGTVMSIYYSYLLNIEPCVLCYYQRICLFPLSIILGIATYREDDLVKIYALPLSIMGMLIAVYQICLQEIAGMTIDICGRVSCSTKLFIFGFITIPMASALAFCAISCLLILSDSKKR, from the coding sequence ATGATTAGATTCCTTCGTAACTATGCTTTATATTTTGCGTGGTTAATTAGTTGCACGGGAACGGTAATGAGTATTTACTACAGTTACTTGTTAAATATAGAGCCGTGTGTTTTGTGCTATTATCAAAGGATTTGCTTATTTCCTTTATCGATTATTCTAGGGATAGCTACGTATCGAGAAGATGATTTAGTAAAGATTTATGCTTTACCTTTGTCTATCATGGGGATGCTCATCGCTGTTTATCAGATTTGCCTACAAGAAATTGCCGGAATGACCATAGATATTTGCGGTCGGGTATCTTGCTCAACAAAGCTATTTATTTTTGGATTTATTACTATTCCTATGGCCTCGGCATTAGCGTTTTGTGCAATTTCTTGCTTATTGATTTTATCAGACAGTAAAAAGAGATAG
- a CDS encoding thioredoxin domain-containing protein, whose product MIYKKQTILPPKAHIPTNAKHFPTLGNRYAPINITVFEEPSCLACAEFSTEVFPLLKKNYIDTGEVSFTLIPVCFIRGSMPAAQALLCVYHHDPREPDIEAYTEYFHRLLIHPKEEGKHWATPQVLTKLTENLKTHSGRSINPKGLMQCIDSQRYEEQIKKNNIYGSQVLGGQLATPTAVVGDYLIEDPTFEELERVIRQIRYLQATEENHD is encoded by the coding sequence ATGATTTATAAAAAGCAGACGATATTACCTCCGAAAGCTCATATTCCTACAAATGCCAAGCATTTTCCCACTCTTGGTAATCGTTACGCACCAATCAATATCACAGTATTTGAAGAGCCTTCATGTTTGGCATGTGCAGAATTTAGCACTGAAGTTTTTCCCTTATTAAAAAAGAACTACATTGATACAGGAGAGGTGTCGTTTACCTTGATTCCCGTATGTTTTATTCGAGGTTCGATGCCTGCGGCTCAAGCGTTACTTTGTGTTTATCATCATGATCCCCGTGAGCCAGATATAGAAGCGTATACGGAGTATTTTCACAGATTGCTTATTCATCCTAAAGAGGAGGGTAAGCATTGGGCAACTCCTCAAGTATTAACTAAGCTTACTGAGAATTTAAAAACGCATTCTGGCCGTAGCATTAATCCTAAGGGGTTGATGCAATGTATCGATTCTCAACGTTATGAAGAGCAAATTAAAAAAAATAACATTTATGGCTCGCAGGTTCTTGGAGGTCAGTTAGCCACACCAACAGCTGTTGTTGGGGATTATCTCATAGAGGATCCTACGTTTGAGGAACTAGAGCGTGTGATTCGACAAATCCGCTATTTGCAAGCTACGGAGGAAAACCATGATTAG
- a CDS encoding SPW repeat domain-containing protein has protein sequence MDKETLDNIYKHFRYRFFKLSILPAFLGLLLICTPNTLNYQAPSVILSERICGSLLILLACVSFYKRSLLWFGVFVGTWVSLFPCFPERSSIVFANDTLIGFAIFAVVCIPPTRPEALEVGPTLPEGISYNPSSGGRRAAVLILSLLAWLQSRYLTASALGISSSSFECSFFVYAMMMTAYSLLVVLSLSGGERRWHTRPKVVIATAITLLSTIILTFIPIVTQQLTLDCWLCLCLTLQPGLAFVFAYDEFRATFTYLARFLGKKRELIRISLFGSEYYRDSLFWEERTVLPFIKACKQAFQGISFPIHLLITIGVTIGFIKMSDELAITNTWKNYTNICCWFIIVLSTLSFADSLRHLRWLCVIFSAAILLSPVFFHIPLHAPVLIPTIITGIALIFLSVGKILQKK, from the coding sequence ATGGATAAAGAAACCCTAGACAATATTTATAAGCATTTCCGTTATCGTTTTTTTAAATTAAGTATTCTCCCTGCATTTTTAGGATTATTGCTTATATGCACTCCTAATACACTGAACTATCAAGCTCCTAGTGTTATCCTTTCCGAGAGGATCTGCGGCAGCCTGCTCATTCTCTTAGCATGTGTTTCTTTCTATAAGCGCTCTCTCCTGTGGTTCGGTGTATTTGTAGGAACTTGGGTCTCTCTTTTTCCCTGTTTCCCAGAACGCTCTTCTATCGTATTTGCAAACGATACTCTAATCGGTTTTGCTATCTTTGCTGTTGTCTGCATTCCTCCTACACGTCCCGAAGCTTTAGAAGTCGGCCCAACTCTACCTGAAGGGATTTCCTATAACCCATCTTCTGGAGGACGTCGCGCTGCTGTTTTGATATTAAGTTTATTAGCCTGGCTACAGTCACGTTATTTAACAGCATCTGCCTTAGGAATATCCTCCAGTAGTTTTGAGTGCAGCTTCTTTGTTTATGCCATGATGATGACTGCCTATTCTTTACTTGTTGTACTCTCTCTGTCCGGAGGAGAGCGTCGTTGGCATACACGTCCTAAAGTCGTCATAGCCACAGCCATTACCCTCCTATCTACCATCATTCTCACTTTCATTCCTATTGTCACGCAACAACTCACCCTAGATTGCTGGCTATGCTTATGTCTCACCTTACAACCTGGTTTGGCGTTTGTTTTCGCTTACGATGAATTCAGAGCCACATTTACCTATCTAGCACGATTCCTCGGTAAAAAACGCGAGCTTATTCGTATATCTCTCTTTGGATCAGAATACTATAGGGATTCCCTCTTTTGGGAAGAACGCACCGTCTTGCCCTTTATCAAAGCATGCAAGCAAGCTTTTCAGGGTATTTCCTTTCCTATCCACCTTCTGATTACTATTGGCGTAACTATAGGATTTATCAAAATGAGCGATGAACTCGCCATTACAAATACATGGAAAAACTACACGAATATCTGCTGTTGGTTCATTATTGTTCTCTCTACTCTATCTTTTGCCGATAGTCTTCGGCACTTGCGCTGGCTCTGTGTGATTTTTTCAGCAGCGATCTTACTCTCTCCTGTGTTCTTTCATATTCCCCTACATGCGCCAGTCTTGATTCCTACCATAATCACAGGAATTGCTTTGATCTTTTTATCCGTAGGGAAAATACTACAAAAAAAGTAA
- a CDS encoding ABC transporter ATP-binding protein, whose protein sequence is MLEVKSLGYSYSDKLIFRNASFISYPGKITIILGVSGTGKTTLFRLIANFLAPAAGEILWLGEPVQQTDVAYMQQKQTLLPWRTVLKNIHLHSELGGKHKRFPIVPEKLLEVVESFNLGDLLDCYPDELSEGQKQRVSLACQCLSPKPILLLDEPFSSLDITTKEQLYKYILRLARKDHKTVILVTHDFRDVAFLGDAFYVLKNHGLVPVFFNDLTRSSSNVHLLIKDIRECLST, encoded by the coding sequence ATGTTAGAAGTCAAAAGTCTTGGCTATTCTTATTCTGACAAGCTCATATTTCGGAACGCTTCTTTTATATCTTATCCGGGAAAGATTACTATTATTTTAGGGGTATCTGGGACTGGGAAAACTACCTTATTTCGTTTAATAGCTAATTTCTTAGCACCAGCTGCAGGGGAAATTCTTTGGTTAGGAGAACCTGTGCAACAAACGGATGTTGCTTATATGCAGCAAAAACAGACGTTGCTTCCCTGGCGAACTGTATTGAAAAATATACACCTACACTCTGAATTAGGAGGGAAACACAAGCGTTTTCCTATCGTTCCTGAGAAGTTGCTTGAGGTAGTAGAAAGCTTCAATTTAGGTGATTTATTAGATTGTTATCCTGATGAACTTTCTGAAGGTCAAAAACAGAGAGTCTCATTGGCTTGTCAATGTTTATCTCCAAAGCCAATATTACTTTTAGATGAACCTTTTTCTTCTTTAGATATTACGACGAAAGAACAGTTGTATAAGTACATTTTAAGACTAGCAAGAAAAGACCATAAAACCGTGATTCTTGTTACGCATGATTTTCGTGATGTTGCTTTTCTTGGTGATGCATTTTATGTGCTTAAAAATCATGGGCTGGTTCCTGTGTTCTTTAATGATTTAACGCGTTCTTCGAGTAATGTCCACCTGCTCATAAAGGATATCCGGGAGTGTCTTTCAACGTGA
- the kdsB gene encoding 3-deoxy-manno-octulosonate cytidylyltransferase: MEEQTFISKKVGVLPARWGSVRFPGKPLAMILGKSLIQRTYENIIQSETLDKVVVATDDQRIMDHVLDFGGACLMTSPECANGTERMAETVSRYFPEAEIMVNIQGDEPCLRHTVVDALVRKLEEHPEIQMVTPVAQTTDSHEILTNQKVKCVFDKNGKALYFSRSPIPHILKKETPIYLHIGVYAFRRSALFSYIASAPSPLSQAEDLEQLRVLEHGGSIHVCVVEAKSPSVDYPEDISKVEEYLTCHSSASF; this comes from the coding sequence ATGGAAGAACAGACATTTATCAGTAAGAAGGTGGGAGTTTTACCAGCGAGATGGGGTAGTGTAAGATTTCCTGGGAAACCCTTAGCCATGATCCTGGGAAAGTCCTTAATCCAAAGAACTTACGAAAATATCATCCAAAGCGAAACACTAGATAAAGTAGTTGTAGCTACTGATGATCAACGCATTATGGATCACGTTCTAGATTTTGGTGGTGCGTGTCTGATGACGAGTCCAGAGTGCGCTAATGGTACCGAACGTATGGCGGAAACCGTATCGCGTTATTTCCCTGAGGCTGAGATTATGGTGAACATCCAAGGAGATGAGCCCTGTTTACGCCATACTGTTGTCGATGCCCTTGTAAGAAAACTGGAAGAGCATCCAGAAATTCAAATGGTGACTCCCGTGGCCCAAACCACAGATTCTCATGAAATCTTAACAAATCAAAAAGTAAAATGTGTTTTCGATAAAAATGGAAAGGCTTTATATTTTAGCAGGAGCCCTATTCCACACATTTTAAAGAAAGAAACACCAATTTATCTACATATTGGCGTGTATGCATTTAGAAGATCTGCTCTGTTCAGTTACATTGCTTCCGCTCCTTCTCCTCTAAGTCAAGCTGAAGATCTTGAGCAACTACGTGTACTAGAACACGGTGGATCCATTCATGTATGTGTAGTGGAAGCTAAGAGCCCTTCGGTGGATTATCCAGAAGATATCAGTAAGGTGGAAGAATACTTAACATGTCATTCAAGTGCATCTTTTTAA
- a CDS encoding CTP synthase — MSFKCIFLTGGVVSSLGKGLTAASLALLLERQGLKVAMLKLDPYLNVDPGTMNPYEHGEVYVTNDGIETDLDLGHYHRFSSVNLSRYSTATSGQIYARVIKKERDGLYLGSTVQVIPHITNEIIEVILECARENHPDVLIVEIGGTVGDIESLPFLEAIRQFRYEHAEDCFSIHMTYVPYLQAAGEVKTKPTQHSVQSLRSIGIIPDAILCRSEAPLSSEVKKKISLFCNVPSTAVFNVVDVEHSIYEMPLMLSQEKISTFITEKLGLFTKKEDLSDWEMLVERLRHPLPNKIRLGLVGKYVQHKDAYKSVFESITHAALSLNCSVELFPLDSDDPHFLETLELCDGCLVPGGFGSRGWEGKIIAAKLCRERGIPYFGICLGMQVLVVEYARHVLHLEHANSTEMDKDTPDPVICMLDWQASLIATGGTMRLGAYPCALSPGSKVYAMYGQPEIMERHRHRYEVNFNYIQQLKDHGLDIVGTCPEQGLCEIVEIKDHPWMIGVQFHPEFLSKLIKPHPLFVGFIEAALLHSRNKTYV; from the coding sequence ATGTCATTCAAGTGCATCTTTTTAACAGGAGGAGTCGTATCCTCCTTAGGCAAGGGATTAACTGCTGCCTCACTTGCTCTACTACTAGAGCGACAAGGACTTAAAGTTGCTATGTTAAAACTGGATCCTTATCTTAACGTCGATCCAGGAACAATGAATCCTTATGAACACGGTGAGGTTTACGTTACCAATGACGGTATAGAGACAGATCTCGACCTTGGTCATTATCATCGCTTTTCTTCAGTAAACCTATCTAGGTATTCTACAGCGACTTCAGGGCAAATCTATGCCCGAGTAATTAAAAAAGAACGCGATGGGTTGTATCTAGGAAGTACAGTTCAAGTTATCCCGCACATCACTAACGAAATCATCGAAGTTATCTTAGAGTGTGCTAGGGAAAATCATCCCGATGTATTAATCGTAGAAATCGGTGGTACCGTTGGAGATATAGAATCCCTACCTTTCTTAGAAGCTATCCGACAATTCCGTTATGAGCATGCTGAAGACTGCTTCAGCATTCATATGACCTACGTACCTTATTTACAAGCCGCAGGAGAGGTAAAAACCAAACCTACGCAGCACTCCGTCCAAAGTTTGCGAAGCATTGGCATTATTCCTGATGCGATTCTCTGCAGATCTGAAGCTCCTTTAAGCTCAGAAGTAAAAAAGAAAATCAGCCTATTTTGCAATGTTCCTAGTACCGCGGTTTTTAACGTTGTCGATGTGGAACATTCCATATACGAAATGCCCTTAATGTTATCTCAAGAAAAGATCTCTACGTTTATCACAGAAAAATTAGGACTGTTTACTAAAAAAGAAGATCTAAGTGATTGGGAAATGTTAGTAGAACGTTTGCGCCATCCTCTTCCTAATAAGATACGCTTAGGTTTAGTCGGTAAATACGTACAACATAAAGACGCGTATAAATCTGTTTTTGAGTCTATCACCCACGCCGCTTTAAGCTTGAATTGCTCAGTAGAGTTATTCCCTTTAGACTCTGATGATCCGCATTTCCTTGAAACCTTAGAACTCTGTGACGGCTGCCTGGTCCCCGGAGGTTTTGGGTCTCGAGGTTGGGAAGGGAAAATTATTGCCGCCAAGCTGTGCAGAGAAAGAGGGATCCCTTATTTTGGAATCTGCTTAGGTATGCAGGTTCTCGTTGTTGAATATGCTCGTCACGTCCTCCATCTAGAACACGCAAACTCTACAGAAATGGACAAAGATACACCTGATCCTGTGATTTGTATGTTGGATTGGCAAGCTTCATTAATCGCTACAGGCGGTACGATGCGTCTTGGAGCCTATCCCTGTGCATTATCACCAGGAAGTAAAGTATACGCGATGTATGGGCAACCTGAAATTATGGAACGCCATCGCCATCGCTATGAAGTGAATTTCAACTATATACAACAATTAAAAGATCACGGATTGGATATTGTGGGTACGTGCCCAGAACAAGGACTTTGCGAAATCGTAGAAATCAAAGATCACCCTTGGATGATAGGAGTACAATTCCACCCAGAATTCCTTTCAAAATTGATCAAGCCTCACCCACTCTTTGTAGGCTTTATCGAGGCAGCACTTCTTCACTCTAGGAATAAAACTTATGTCTAA
- the ruvX gene encoding Holliday junction resolvase RuvX: MSNPQVAKVFLGVDYGERRIGLAYAAYPLGISLPIGFIATGKTLEATAKLLVGIIQERRVSTVVLGNPLPMQKGQKSALQEDILKLSSLLQESCPVEVILWDERLSSAQAERMLKGDCGLSRKKRKGKTDSIAATLILTSFLEHSPRLPS; the protein is encoded by the coding sequence ATGTCTAATCCTCAGGTAGCAAAAGTTTTCCTTGGTGTAGATTATGGAGAGAGGCGGATAGGTCTAGCCTACGCGGCCTACCCCCTGGGCATTAGTTTGCCCATAGGGTTTATAGCAACAGGAAAAACACTAGAAGCCACAGCCAAGCTTCTCGTTGGAATTATTCAAGAACGCCGCGTTTCCACTGTGGTATTAGGCAATCCTCTCCCCATGCAAAAAGGGCAAAAATCCGCCTTACAAGAAGATATACTCAAGCTATCCTCTTTACTCCAAGAGTCCTGTCCTGTTGAAGTTATCCTTTGGGATGAAAGGCTATCCTCAGCACAAGCAGAACGGATGCTAAAAGGAGACTGCGGACTCAGCAGGAAAAAGAGAAAAGGAAAAACCGATAGCATCGCTGCAACCCTGATTCTGACTAGCTTCTTAGAACATTCTCCTCGCTTACCCTCTTAA
- a CDS encoding ABC transporter substrate-binding protein yields MKYTWWLIAVVLTSSILGGCFSTALRSSKTLTIAIHDDPESLSPEQAKRALDLSVSKLIFEGLTRENPNKHNQVEFALASHYTVSADEKTYTFFIKHGALWSNGTPITSQDITRAWQHAKTCSPHHQAFEGIQFKACSPSSITLTLDSPNSNLLQLLAFPAFSVFNPENLNIFSGPFQLITYNPGHCLLLEKNPYYYDKDKVLISCVNLLVIPDLYTGALLQNRGKIHWLGQPWHQGLTKELKENTPYHYTCYPVEGAFWLVLNTKDPVLSHIHNRYRLAAAINREEIIDYALQGNQDPAYTLSRQSSPQHPQKKQKLITPTEKLTLTYPSNILRCQRIAEILKEQCKSVGIELFLEGLEYHVFLTKRQMCDFTIATATGVAYYPSASLIPQADRLIKNLEIIPIYHMSYDYITLSPIEKIIHNASGAVDLKYARLP; encoded by the coding sequence ATGAAATACACATGGTGGTTGATTGCTGTTGTACTCACGTCTTCAATTTTAGGAGGCTGTTTTTCAACAGCCTTAAGATCGTCAAAAACCCTTACGATTGCCATCCATGACGACCCGGAATCTTTATCCCCTGAACAAGCGAAACGTGCTTTAGATCTTTCTGTATCTAAACTTATTTTCGAAGGACTTACAAGAGAAAATCCGAACAAACATAATCAAGTAGAATTTGCCCTAGCAAGTCACTATACCGTATCGGCAGATGAAAAAACCTATACGTTCTTTATCAAACATGGGGCCCTATGGAGTAACGGCACTCCAATCACATCTCAGGATATTACTCGGGCATGGCAACATGCAAAAACTTGCTCTCCTCACCACCAAGCATTTGAAGGTATCCAGTTTAAAGCCTGTTCGCCATCCAGCATTACCTTAACACTCGATTCCCCAAATTCTAATCTACTGCAATTGCTCGCTTTTCCAGCATTTTCTGTTTTCAACCCCGAAAATTTGAATATATTTAGTGGGCCTTTCCAGTTAATCACTTACAATCCTGGGCATTGCCTCTTATTAGAAAAAAATCCTTACTACTATGATAAAGACAAGGTCCTGATCTCCTGTGTTAACTTATTAGTTATTCCGGATTTGTATACCGGAGCTCTTTTACAAAATCGTGGAAAAATTCATTGGTTAGGGCAACCCTGGCATCAAGGGTTGACAAAAGAACTGAAAGAAAATACTCCCTACCACTACACTTGCTACCCCGTAGAAGGAGCTTTTTGGCTTGTACTGAATACAAAAGATCCAGTTTTATCTCATATCCATAACCGCTACAGATTAGCCGCCGCGATTAATAGAGAAGAAATTATAGATTATGCTCTACAAGGCAACCAAGATCCCGCCTATACACTATCTAGGCAATCCTCTCCGCAGCACCCACAGAAAAAACAAAAACTGATTACCCCCACCGAAAAACTGACTCTAACCTATCCTTCAAATATTTTACGATGCCAACGCATCGCAGAAATTCTTAAAGAACAATGCAAATCCGTAGGGATTGAGTTATTTCTTGAAGGATTGGAATACCATGTTTTCTTAACCAAAAGACAAATGTGTGATTTTACTATAGCTACGGCAACAGGAGTCGCTTATTACCCAAGCGCTTCGCTAATCCCACAAGCAGACAGGTTAATTAAAAACTTAGAGATTATTCCTATCTACCATATGAGCTACGATTATATCACTCTATCTCCAATAGAGAAAATTATTCATAATGCCTCTGGAGCCGTCGATCTTAAATACGCACGCTTACCTTAA
- a CDS encoding peptide ABC transporter substrate-binding protein, whose amino-acid sequence MVLRFSKHYAIYFLCFSSLLLTSCHHQQSPQNAGRCLRIGISYDPVSIDPRCTYLKKDVSLAKALYEGLIRECISHDHVILGMAETYTVSDEGYVYTFKLRNTSWSNGDPLTAHDFEESIKQIHTKNLPISYHNLLYIIKNSKAIMEERLPIEKLGVKALDEKTLEITLEHPSENFIEMVAHPLFFPVHSSLREHYANPKNPPTYISNGPFQLSDVQPQKHLKMQKNIHYYDADKVQIDTLVFTIMSDSHTAAKCFKNNLIDVLGNPWIAKIPQEILNNTPKEITHVYPVCSTSILIYNLNMPVLQNKALRKALAYAIDKESLLPLLNAARVAHSFLPPELSEIHNQKVLSKEQREKKAREYFEEAKSTLSEKELAELSLIYPQESSVFSFVVQELQQQFKNVLGIHIPIQGVEYFYFLEKRNKGDFYLSVGGWIAEYLHARNFLTILGNPENAETSHQLGKWNNQQFNKILEKYHTATFTKRDQILAEELIEEDLPVFPLYHFNYIYIAHPRVKNLNISPLGHVELKEVEVLPT is encoded by the coding sequence GTGGTGCTCCGATTTAGCAAACATTATGCAATCTACTTCCTCTGTTTTTCTAGCTTGCTTCTCACGAGTTGCCATCATCAACAGTCTCCACAAAATGCTGGTCGGTGCTTGAGAATTGGCATATCGTATGATCCTGTTTCCATCGATCCTAGATGCACTTATCTTAAAAAAGACGTTTCCCTAGCCAAAGCCCTTTACGAAGGCTTAATTCGAGAATGCATTTCTCACGATCATGTGATCCTAGGCATGGCGGAAACATATACAGTGTCTGACGAAGGCTATGTGTATACCTTCAAATTGAGAAATACATCATGGAGTAATGGCGATCCATTAACAGCTCACGATTTCGAAGAATCTATAAAACAAATCCACACGAAAAACCTCCCGATATCCTACCACAACCTTCTATACATTATCAAAAACTCTAAAGCAATTATGGAAGAGAGGTTACCTATAGAAAAATTAGGAGTTAAAGCTCTGGATGAGAAAACATTAGAAATTACTCTAGAACATCCCTCGGAAAATTTCATTGAGATGGTCGCCCATCCGTTGTTTTTCCCAGTCCACAGTTCTCTAAGAGAGCACTATGCCAATCCAAAAAACCCACCCACCTATATTTCTAATGGCCCTTTTCAATTGAGTGATGTGCAACCGCAAAAACATCTGAAAATGCAAAAAAATATACACTACTACGATGCAGACAAAGTACAGATCGATACTCTAGTCTTTACCATCATGTCAGACTCTCATACTGCAGCAAAATGCTTTAAAAATAACCTGATTGATGTTTTAGGCAATCCCTGGATAGCAAAAATCCCGCAAGAAATATTAAACAATACACCTAAAGAGATCACTCACGTTTATCCAGTTTGCTCAACTTCTATATTGATCTATAACCTCAACATGCCTGTACTACAAAATAAAGCTCTAAGGAAAGCTTTAGCCTATGCTATTGACAAGGAATCCCTCCTGCCTCTACTCAATGCAGCCAGAGTTGCCCACTCTTTTTTACCTCCGGAATTATCTGAAATCCACAATCAAAAAGTACTCAGCAAAGAACAACGAGAAAAAAAAGCCCGAGAATACTTTGAAGAAGCAAAATCTACTCTATCAGAAAAAGAACTCGCTGAACTCTCTCTTATTTACCCTCAAGAATCCAGCGTTTTTTCGTTCGTAGTTCAAGAACTACAACAACAATTTAAAAATGTTCTCGGTATACACATACCCATTCAAGGGGTTGAGTACTTTTATTTTTTAGAAAAAAGAAATAAAGGAGATTTTTATCTATCCGTAGGAGGATGGATTGCAGAATATCTCCATGCTAGAAATTTCCTTACTATCCTGGGGAACCCAGAAAATGCAGAGACAAGCCATCAATTAGGAAAATGGAATAATCAGCAGTTTAATAAAATCTTAGAAAAGTACCATACGGCAACGTTCACTAAGAGAGATCAAATCCTAGCTGAAGAACTTATCGAAGAAGATCTTCCCGTATTCCCTCTATACCATTTCAACTATATTTACATTGCCCATCCGCGAGTCAAAAACCTCAATATCTCCCCTTTAGGACATGTTGAACTGAAAGAAGTGGAAGTTCTTCCTACGTGA